The following are from one region of the Mesorhizobium sp. B4-1-4 genome:
- a CDS encoding caspase family protein encodes MLRCCAFIAALILASFTAFQACADRRVALVIGNSEYREIPALKNPEKDADDVSNTFRLAGFDVFVAKDLTKIEFEKQFRNYLAAADGADLAVVYYSGHGFQIGGENFLIPVDASLRNAADIEVQAVKLDDVLQQLRAKSKIQVIILDACRNNPFPRKDYWLRDQLIAAGDTGLAQVKSSLNTLIAFATEPGAVAYDGSGDLSPFSSAFSRRALAPNQEIRSVMAAVRRDVVEATAGKQVPWENSSLIDEVVLMRRTSRPALPPVLEKVVPSGVGPVALDLPEPVDVDGGAVTVSIERPPALGHLILDGKPVAAGEWIAGKDLPRLEMDVPKGAGAQEEVDMLVYATRDNWGGESQGILVFRVKNGEGAEGKQLVASMESEQKQEVVERGIHITGAAEAIENRDVQVPVGVGPVPLKLDFPTKDPAVSLKLASYPATGTLSLPDRTLSPDSRLMADEVDHLRYEPQIGAVKPLIVGFEIRADNASSKPATMKLSPTVDPCDREAGEPLDLQGVVPGLLPNEISSNAVDVCRAAVKAYPDVARFRYQLGRALLAVGKVDEAKKAIQEAADKGHVRAVFELGYLNATGTGMPVNRKQANTFYAAASDKGDPYGMTSWGRALFNGYGVERDSTKGLDLLLKGAAMGHTYAMNDLAAIFTEGRNGVPADPARAVAFLKAGVERQDMYSMNLLGRNYLAGTGVEKDPKAALSLFQKSMDLGQPYAPGSLARMYRDGVGVQQDLAEAQRLFELATDRGDQSAAYDRAALEIQRGDKADQAVAVRYLAFAAALDLHNEIPDARSSLAKFGAKAKTAALKRMREDLKSKISADGTLDDRLVKTARAVWEQANPRRDLF; translated from the coding sequence ATGCTGCGATGTTGTGCGTTCATTGCGGCCCTGATCCTCGCGAGCTTCACGGCGTTCCAAGCTTGCGCCGATCGAAGGGTTGCGCTTGTCATCGGCAATTCCGAGTACCGCGAAATTCCGGCTCTGAAGAATCCGGAGAAGGACGCCGACGATGTGTCGAACACCTTCCGGCTGGCCGGATTCGACGTGTTCGTCGCTAAGGATCTCACCAAGATTGAGTTCGAAAAGCAGTTCCGCAACTACCTTGCGGCGGCGGACGGCGCTGATCTTGCGGTCGTGTACTATTCCGGCCATGGCTTTCAGATCGGCGGTGAAAATTTCCTGATCCCGGTCGATGCATCGCTCAGGAACGCGGCTGATATTGAGGTGCAGGCCGTAAAGCTCGATGATGTGCTGCAGCAGTTGCGCGCGAAATCGAAGATCCAGGTGATCATCCTCGACGCCTGCCGCAACAATCCGTTTCCGCGCAAGGACTATTGGTTGCGAGACCAGCTGATCGCTGCCGGCGACACCGGCCTTGCGCAGGTAAAAAGTTCGCTGAACACGCTTATAGCCTTCGCCACCGAACCCGGTGCTGTCGCTTATGACGGAAGTGGCGATCTCAGTCCTTTTTCCTCCGCCTTCTCCCGTCGCGCGCTGGCGCCGAACCAGGAGATACGCTCGGTGATGGCGGCCGTTCGCCGTGATGTGGTCGAGGCTACGGCCGGCAAGCAGGTGCCGTGGGAAAACTCATCGTTGATCGACGAGGTCGTCCTTATGCGTCGCACCAGCCGGCCCGCACTGCCGCCGGTGCTGGAAAAGGTCGTGCCGTCCGGCGTTGGGCCTGTCGCGCTCGACCTACCGGAGCCGGTCGATGTCGATGGCGGCGCGGTCACCGTCAGCATCGAGAGACCGCCGGCGTTGGGGCACCTGATTTTGGATGGCAAGCCGGTTGCGGCGGGTGAGTGGATCGCCGGCAAAGATCTTCCCCGATTGGAGATGGACGTGCCCAAGGGTGCTGGCGCCCAGGAAGAAGTCGACATGCTGGTCTATGCCACACGCGACAATTGGGGTGGCGAATCCCAGGGCATCCTGGTGTTCAGGGTCAAGAATGGGGAGGGCGCCGAGGGCAAGCAACTTGTGGCCTCGATGGAGTCCGAGCAGAAACAGGAAGTGGTGGAACGAGGCATTCACATTACCGGCGCCGCCGAAGCGATCGAGAACCGTGACGTACAGGTTCCCGTCGGCGTGGGCCCGGTTCCGTTGAAGCTGGATTTCCCGACCAAGGATCCCGCGGTCAGCCTGAAGCTTGCGAGCTACCCGGCAACCGGGACACTGTCCCTGCCGGATCGGACCTTATCTCCGGATTCGCGCCTGATGGCCGATGAAGTCGACCACCTGCGCTACGAACCCCAGATTGGCGCCGTCAAACCACTGATAGTCGGCTTTGAAATCAGGGCGGACAACGCTTCGTCGAAGCCGGCGACGATGAAGCTGTCACCAACCGTCGATCCCTGCGACAGGGAGGCCGGCGAGCCTCTCGACCTGCAGGGCGTCGTCCCCGGCCTGCTGCCGAACGAAATCAGCAGCAACGCCGTTGACGTCTGCCGGGCGGCGGTCAAAGCCTATCCGGACGTCGCTCGCTTCCGCTACCAGCTCGGTCGGGCGCTGCTTGCGGTCGGCAAGGTCGATGAGGCCAAGAAGGCGATCCAGGAGGCTGCCGACAAGGGGCACGTCCGCGCAGTGTTCGAGCTTGGCTACCTCAACGCGACGGGAACGGGCATGCCCGTCAATCGCAAGCAGGCCAATACCTTCTACGCTGCAGCGTCCGACAAGGGGGATCCCTATGGGATGACCTCGTGGGGCCGCGCCTTGTTCAATGGCTACGGCGTCGAGCGTGACAGCACCAAGGGGCTGGACCTGCTGCTGAAGGGGGCGGCGATGGGGCACACCTATGCCATGAACGATCTTGCGGCGATCTTCACGGAAGGTCGCAATGGCGTGCCTGCCGATCCAGCTCGCGCCGTGGCCTTCCTCAAAGCTGGCGTCGAGCGACAGGACATGTATTCGATGAACTTGCTCGGCCGCAATTATCTCGCCGGCACGGGGGTCGAGAAGGATCCGAAGGCAGCACTCTCGCTTTTTCAGAAATCCATGGATCTTGGCCAACCCTACGCCCCCGGCAGCCTTGCGCGCATGTACAGGGACGGTGTCGGCGTGCAGCAGGATCTTGCAGAAGCGCAAAGGCTATTCGAGCTGGCGACCGACCGCGGCGATCAGTCGGCCGCGTATGACCGCGCGGCTCTGGAGATCCAGAGGGGTGACAAGGCGGACCAGGCCGTGGCGGTGCGTTACCTTGCTTTCGCCGCCGCGCTCGATCTGCACAACGAAATTCCGGATGCCAGGAGCAGTCTGGCGAAGTTCGGAGCCAAGGCCAAGACGGCGGCTCTGAAGCGGATGCGTGAGGACCTCAAATCGAAGATTTCGGCGGACGGCACGTTGGACGATCGACTGGTCAAAACGGCCAGGGCGGTCTGGGAACAAGCCAACCCGCGCCGGGACTTGTTCTGA
- a CDS encoding OmpA family protein: MVEVVAFWRRTKAGAAAQAAGLIIMAMAGLLLFWPQAANAAANWTLDPGASVLTYQSVKKNTIVETNKIRNITGTLSSAGDAKISFDLNSVDTGVDLRNVRMRFLFFETFKYPTAELTAKVDPAAFADLPAKRRIKATLPFRLSLHGVDKDLEASVVVTMISDTQVSVASEAPVAVHVEDFGLLPNVDKLQQAANVTNIVPTASVSFDFVFIADGSKPAAVQTVAAGAADVGPVATDAAKTNFSDEECLNRFAVLSRTGAIYFRPASVRLDAKSRPLLAEVEGVVGKCPTLKVEVSGYTDSDGSPEANKTLSERRAQAVANALVADGVPRTQISAAGYGEDRPVAVNDTPKNKALNRRIEFSATKLAN; encoded by the coding sequence GTGGTCGAAGTCGTCGCATTCTGGCGGAGGACGAAGGCAGGCGCTGCAGCGCAAGCCGCGGGTCTCATTATCATGGCAATGGCCGGATTGTTGCTGTTCTGGCCGCAAGCTGCCAATGCCGCGGCGAACTGGACGCTCGATCCTGGCGCCTCGGTGCTCACCTACCAGTCGGTGAAGAAGAACACGATCGTCGAGACCAACAAGATCAGGAACATCACCGGCACGCTGAGCTCCGCCGGCGACGCCAAGATCAGCTTCGATCTCAATTCCGTCGACACGGGCGTCGACCTCCGCAATGTGCGCATGCGCTTCCTGTTCTTCGAGACATTCAAGTATCCGACGGCCGAGCTGACGGCCAAGGTGGACCCGGCCGCATTCGCCGACTTGCCGGCCAAACGCCGGATCAAGGCAACCTTGCCATTCCGGCTGAGCCTGCACGGCGTCGACAAGGATCTGGAGGCGAGCGTCGTCGTGACCATGATCAGCGACACTCAGGTCTCCGTCGCTTCCGAGGCTCCCGTCGCGGTGCATGTCGAGGACTTCGGCCTGCTGCCGAACGTCGACAAGCTGCAGCAGGCCGCCAATGTGACGAACATAGTGCCCACCGCCTCGGTGTCCTTTGACTTCGTCTTCATTGCCGACGGCAGCAAGCCGGCTGCGGTGCAGACCGTCGCTGCCGGCGCCGCCGATGTCGGTCCGGTGGCCACCGATGCCGCGAAGACCAATTTCAGCGACGAGGAGTGCCTCAACCGGTTTGCCGTGCTGTCGCGCACCGGCGCCATCTACTTCCGCCCGGCAAGCGTCAGGCTCGATGCCAAGAGCCGTCCGCTGCTGGCGGAGGTCGAAGGTGTCGTCGGCAAGTGTCCGACGCTCAAGGTCGAAGTGTCCGGCTACACTGACTCCGACGGATCGCCCGAGGCAAACAAAACTCTTTCGGAACGGCGCGCCCAGGCGGTTGCCAATGCGTTGGTCGCCGACGGCGTGCCGCGCACCCAGATCAGTGCAGCGGGCTATGGCGAGGATCGGCCGGTTGCCGTCAACGACACGCCAAAGAACAAGGCGCTTAATCGGCGGATCGAATTCTCCGCCACGAAGCTCGCGAACTGA
- a CDS encoding caspase family protein: MGSRPIAFCAGLLRGAGLAALVLLLTLTVASAERRVALVLGNSQYQHAAPLANPVRDAQAMAERLQNIGFEVISGFDLTKQQTQATVAQFAKQVRGADVALFFYAGHGLQVSGKNYLLPVDAALEDETSLDFETVSVDFILRQMSRETSIRLVFLDACRDNPLADVLAKTAGIKGASSGLAEIPIENGGAGTLVAFAASPNQLAYDGSGDHSPFTTALLQHIGESNVSITEAMNRVTSDVFKATAGKQRPWINVSLTTEVVLHKVDLNAPLIVGEASVPPAEAGSGTRNTGASSGQADDQLALDLLRAKIPKLATDGPILFDRPVQFGDPAIDGKSIAQLIRSEPLFSPVEGLDKSVWEGKHCDTCHEWNEARLCEQAKNFAANDVSVLRLQHPLGTRFKVALARWAQGGCR; the protein is encoded by the coding sequence GTGGGCTCCCGTCCAATCGCGTTTTGCGCCGGCTTGCTTCGCGGCGCTGGTCTTGCCGCCCTTGTCTTGCTTTTGACTTTGACGGTCGCCAGCGCCGAGCGCCGGGTCGCGCTCGTGCTCGGCAACTCGCAGTACCAGCACGCCGCGCCGCTCGCCAATCCCGTGCGCGATGCGCAGGCGATGGCCGAGCGCTTGCAGAACATTGGTTTCGAGGTGATCTCCGGCTTCGACCTTACCAAGCAGCAGACCCAGGCCACGGTTGCCCAGTTCGCCAAGCAGGTGCGCGGCGCCGATGTGGCGCTTTTCTTCTATGCCGGCCACGGCTTGCAGGTTTCAGGCAAGAACTATCTGCTTCCGGTGGATGCCGCGCTCGAGGACGAGACCTCGCTCGACTTTGAGACCGTGTCTGTCGATTTCATCCTGCGCCAGATGTCTCGCGAGACCAGCATAAGGCTGGTGTTCCTGGACGCATGCCGCGACAATCCCTTGGCCGATGTGCTGGCGAAGACCGCGGGCATCAAAGGTGCAAGCAGCGGTCTTGCGGAAATTCCGATCGAGAATGGCGGCGCGGGAACGCTCGTCGCCTTCGCGGCCAGTCCCAACCAGCTCGCCTATGATGGCTCCGGCGACCACTCGCCCTTCACGACGGCATTGCTCCAGCACATTGGGGAATCCAATGTCTCCATCACTGAAGCGATGAACAGGGTGACCAGCGACGTCTTCAAGGCGACCGCCGGCAAGCAACGCCCCTGGATCAATGTTTCTTTGACCACCGAGGTTGTCCTGCACAAGGTCGATCTCAACGCGCCGCTGATCGTCGGCGAGGCGAGCGTTCCGCCGGCTGAAGCCGGCTCCGGGACCCGCAACACCGGCGCGTCGTCAGGCCAGGCCGACGATCAGCTTGCGCTCGATCTTCTACGCGCGAAAATCCCCAAGCTCGCGACTGACGGCCCGATCCTTTTCGATCGTCCCGTCCAATTCGGCGACCCGGCGATCGACGGCAAGAGCATCGCCCAGTTGATCAGGAGCGAACCACTCTTCAGTCCGGTGGAAGGCCTCGACAAGTCGGTTTGGGAAGGCAAGCACTGCGACACCTGCCATGAGTGGAACGAAGCAAGATTGTGCGAGCAGGCGAAGAATTTCGCCGCCAACGACGTCTCGGTCCTGCGCCTGCAGCATCCGCTCGGTACCCGCTTCAAGGTCGCTCTGGCCAGATGGGCACAAGGCGGTTGCCGGTGA
- a CDS encoding DUF6931 family protein yields the protein MANELGYRTARDLFLACPAIARDMKSLATGQPPLDFCRALLAGRVPEEAVTFCAYLLPERAAVWWGHECLSNLVELLADRDLELLALVHDRVGEPDNPHHQAALSNALDLPPATPAAWIALAAVWREPTLNMVSTGFPAAHAVNAGILAGLARASQGDRFTVLSAFVEMGIQMAEMEA from the coding sequence ATGGCCAATGAACTCGGATACAGAACGGCACGGGATCTGTTTCTTGCTTGTCCCGCCATCGCCAGGGACATGAAATCGCTGGCCACCGGTCAGCCGCCGCTTGATTTTTGCCGTGCCCTGCTTGCCGGACGCGTGCCGGAAGAAGCCGTCACATTTTGCGCCTATCTCCTGCCCGAGCGAGCCGCCGTCTGGTGGGGACATGAATGCCTGAGCAATCTCGTTGAGCTCCTCGCGGACCGGGATCTGGAATTGCTGGCGCTTGTCCACGACCGCGTCGGCGAACCTGACAATCCTCACCATCAAGCCGCCCTGAGCAATGCCCTGGACCTGCCGCCGGCGACGCCGGCCGCCTGGATCGCATTGGCAGCGGTGTGGCGTGAGCCGACCCTCAACATGGTGTCGACCGGATTTCCTGCCGCCCACGCCGTCAATGCCGGAATTCTGGCCGGGCTCGCCCGCGCCTCGCAGGGGGACCGGTTTACCGTGCTTTCCGCCTTTGTCGAAATGGGCATCCAGATGGCGGAGATGGAGGCGTAA
- a CDS encoding OmpA family protein, with product MLLSTHVCADPLQKSEDIVKFFAGQPGNLGASRGICVGTEEECKSKAEKTGSASQKTGLDMMINFALDSAQLDQIARTELDEFAKALKDNRLKTFSFVVEGHTDATGSDRYNQDLSERRAQSVAAFLTANGVESTRLEAIGLGKSHPRVANPYDPVNRRVEMRIRTE from the coding sequence ATGCTTCTTTCAACGCATGTCTGCGCCGATCCGCTTCAGAAGTCGGAAGACATCGTGAAGTTCTTCGCCGGCCAGCCAGGCAATCTGGGCGCATCGCGCGGCATCTGCGTCGGCACGGAGGAAGAGTGCAAGAGCAAGGCTGAGAAGACTGGCTCAGCTTCACAAAAAACCGGTCTCGACATGATGATCAATTTCGCCCTTGATTCCGCGCAACTCGACCAGATCGCGCGCACCGAACTCGACGAGTTCGCCAAGGCGCTGAAGGACAATCGGCTGAAAACGTTCAGCTTTGTCGTTGAAGGTCACACCGATGCAACCGGCTCGGATCGCTATAACCAGGACCTTTCGGAGCGAAGGGCGCAGTCGGTGGCGGCCTTCCTGACCGCGAACGGCGTGGAATCTACCAGGCTCGAAGCAATCGGCCTTGGCAAATCGCATCCGCGCGTCGCCAATCCTTACGATCCTGTCAACCGCCGCGTGGAAATGCGCATCAGGACCGAGTAG
- a CDS encoding M23 family metallopeptidase, with the protein MTHSIDTSFKRKKLARQSERRRKFWRRFLAGIAALTIIAIATGFYLTKDDWSFGDEDEELHPVEGMEDVPPDASVYVPAIIDLAGDPMWITLAPDADTASKGHTVARPAELDTSGASPQIEILSDVMLSTSEKFMTTIPSTQEDFAFFQAQRQAAPKPSAATPNEQQPTSPASAVAPNDQRSDLANDLQAPPEEGDIPASSAPKADADDPEAGWGETIDQGEAALPAFKKTAIENNTTVETVISEYQRFEATEDTFVKILNGRSLNSVVLDAHFSADDARLAGEALKALFNRDGLEPGFVVALRGFRPNRETTTMSLMQVSVYARNVYVGTLTRNAAGAFVSGVDPWVREDLFNYSGASDQGGPKRQYRLLDAIYSTAARNKVPTSVIGEAIMYLSRGQDLDAFASEDQRLVLIYSQTPRGQGDISGRVLYVGVLGKDKNLDCFVFQQSDGQYACVTGDDQVRSLTVINGMVTPVSGVMTSTFGPRKHPILGTVRIHNGVDWAAPIGTPILAAFDGEISFQGDGGSYGNLVKIAHSNGRETRYAHMQKFAIASGVGTKVRAGDVIGYIGTTGLSTGPHLHFELYQNGEAIDPLGTVTTVASADSANPGGAGSSGDSAVETLTDRIVHVESGGSARAKNPNSSATGAGQFITKTWIRMMNTYRPDLARSLSTADLLALRYDVTLSREMVRNLAREGEAYLRARGHQITAGRLYLCHFLGMEGAHQVLAAPGSSQLRAVLGSAVIEANPFLIGKTASYVVDWAERKMGQKAPRVLTDVSQPATTTTELRQTSPEFEKYKQAIATLLDSIQDTPGPG; encoded by the coding sequence GTGACGCACAGCATCGACACGAGCTTCAAACGGAAGAAGCTGGCGCGCCAGAGCGAGCGCAGACGCAAATTTTGGCGCCGCTTTCTTGCCGGCATTGCTGCGCTCACCATCATCGCGATCGCCACCGGCTTCTATCTGACCAAGGATGACTGGTCGTTCGGCGACGAGGATGAAGAACTGCATCCGGTCGAAGGTATGGAAGACGTGCCGCCCGACGCCTCGGTCTATGTGCCGGCCATCATCGACCTTGCCGGCGACCCGATGTGGATCACGCTGGCGCCCGATGCCGACACCGCCTCGAAGGGCCATACGGTTGCGCGCCCGGCCGAACTCGACACTTCCGGGGCTTCGCCGCAAATCGAGATTCTGTCCGACGTGATGCTGAGCACCAGCGAGAAATTCATGACGACAATCCCCTCGACGCAGGAGGATTTTGCCTTTTTCCAGGCGCAGCGGCAGGCTGCTCCGAAGCCTTCCGCCGCAACACCGAACGAGCAGCAACCGACTTCGCCCGCGTCTGCTGTGGCGCCCAACGATCAACGAAGCGATCTGGCGAACGACCTGCAGGCGCCGCCGGAAGAGGGCGATATCCCCGCCAGCTCGGCACCCAAAGCCGACGCAGACGATCCTGAGGCCGGCTGGGGCGAGACTATCGACCAAGGCGAGGCAGCGCTCCCCGCCTTCAAGAAAACCGCTATCGAGAACAACACCACCGTCGAGACCGTCATCAGCGAATATCAGCGCTTCGAGGCCACGGAGGATACTTTCGTGAAAATCCTCAACGGCCGCAGCCTGAATAGCGTGGTGCTCGACGCCCATTTCTCCGCGGACGATGCCAGGCTTGCGGGCGAGGCGCTGAAAGCGCTGTTCAACCGCGACGGACTCGAACCCGGTTTTGTGGTCGCGTTGCGCGGTTTCCGGCCGAACCGCGAGACGACGACCATGTCGCTGATGCAGGTCTCCGTCTACGCAAGGAACGTCTATGTCGGTACGCTGACGCGCAATGCGGCCGGCGCCTTCGTTTCAGGCGTCGACCCCTGGGTCCGCGAAGACCTCTTCAACTATTCCGGTGCCTCGGATCAGGGCGGGCCCAAGCGGCAGTATCGCCTGCTCGACGCAATCTACTCGACCGCGGCGCGCAACAAGGTGCCGACCAGCGTGATCGGCGAAGCGATCATGTATCTGTCGAGAGGACAGGATCTGGACGCTTTCGCCAGCGAGGACCAGCGCTTGGTGCTGATCTACTCGCAGACACCGCGCGGCCAGGGCGATATCTCCGGACGGGTGCTTTACGTCGGCGTCCTGGGTAAGGACAAGAACCTCGACTGCTTCGTCTTCCAGCAAAGCGACGGTCAGTATGCCTGCGTGACCGGCGATGATCAGGTTCGTTCGCTGACCGTCATCAACGGCATGGTCACGCCGGTGAGCGGGGTGATGACGTCGACCTTCGGCCCCCGTAAGCATCCGATCCTCGGCACGGTTAGAATCCACAATGGCGTCGACTGGGCGGCTCCGATCGGCACGCCGATCCTGGCCGCCTTTGACGGCGAGATCAGTTTCCAGGGCGATGGCGGCAGCTATGGCAATCTGGTCAAGATCGCCCATTCGAACGGGCGCGAGACGCGCTACGCGCACATGCAGAAATTTGCCATAGCCAGCGGCGTCGGCACCAAAGTGAGGGCCGGCGACGTCATCGGCTATATTGGTACCACCGGGCTCTCGACCGGACCGCATCTGCATTTCGAGCTTTATCAGAACGGCGAAGCGATCGATCCCCTCGGGACGGTCACCACGGTTGCCAGCGCTGATTCCGCCAATCCCGGCGGGGCCGGCAGCTCTGGCGATTCTGCCGTCGAGACGCTAACCGACCGGATCGTGCATGTCGAAAGCGGCGGCAGCGCCCGTGCCAAGAACCCCAACTCGTCAGCAACCGGCGCCGGCCAGTTCATCACCAAGACCTGGATCCGGATGATGAACACCTATCGTCCCGATCTTGCCCGTTCGCTCTCGACCGCTGACCTGCTCGCGCTTCGCTATGACGTGACTTTGTCGCGAGAGATGGTGCGTAACCTCGCGCGCGAAGGCGAGGCCTATCTGCGCGCCCGCGGCCACCAGATAACGGCAGGCCGCCTTTACCTCTGCCACTTCCTTGGCATGGAGGGAGCGCACCAGGTGCTGGCCGCGCCCGGCTCGTCGCAATTGAGGGCCGTTCTGGGCTCGGCCGTGATCGAGGCCAACCCGTTCCTCATCGGCAAGACCGCCAGCTATGTCGTTGACTGGGCCGAACGGAAGATGGGACAGAAAGCGCCGCGCGTTTTGACGGATGTAAGCCAGCCGGCGACGACCACGACCGAACTCAGGCAGACATCGCCGGAGTTCGAAAAATACAAGCAGGCAATAGCGACCCTGCTCGATTCAATCCAGGATACGCCTGGGCCAGGTTAG
- a CDS encoding DUF1036 domain-containing protein → MDPRYLHSFCQALTRIDWFRFLLGFSARVAFSALFGAALLFILSTNSAHAEFTVCNQTLDVVNLAVGQKVDNADQTDGWWTIGANQCVNVIREELTNRYIYLYATDVFGHAILDGSTEMCVDRRRFSIRGIEECWQRGHIAARFVEVDTLEQVRWTYFLTGNSP, encoded by the coding sequence ATGGACCCTCGCTACCTGCATTCATTTTGCCAGGCTTTGACGCGCATAGACTGGTTTCGATTCTTGCTGGGCTTCTCCGCCCGCGTGGCATTTTCCGCGCTGTTCGGCGCGGCGCTGCTCTTTATCCTCTCGACCAACAGCGCGCACGCCGAATTCACCGTCTGCAACCAGACGCTCGATGTCGTCAATCTCGCCGTTGGACAGAAGGTCGACAATGCCGACCAGACCGACGGCTGGTGGACCATCGGCGCCAACCAGTGCGTGAACGTCATCCGCGAGGAACTGACCAACCGGTACATCTACCTGTACGCGACCGACGTGTTCGGCCATGCGATCCTCGACGGATCGACTGAGATGTGTGTCGATCGGCGCCGCTTCTCTATCCGTGGCATCGAAGAGTGCTGGCAGCGAGGTCATATCGCGGCGCGTTTCGTCGAGGTCGATACGCTCGAGCAGGTGCGCTGGACCTATTTCCTGACCGGAAACAGCCCGTGA